One Thiocapsa bogorovii DNA segment encodes these proteins:
- a CDS encoding RsmB/NOP family class I SAM-dependent RNA methyltransferase, with protein sequence MTPSAESRPQVARLSRSKATALITPEQIAASPLARYRALVDDWDAFAAALARPLAPCIWANPTRISLSELADLLAEQGLGAQTVAGLPGALRLPEETKAGRNWWYCAGLAHAQEEVSQLPAMLLDLAPGQRVLDLCAAPGGKTAQIAFALGNRGTLVANDIAHARIKALQGNLDRLGVVNVTTTCCDGANWPSASGQFDRILVDAPCSSEGTLRRSPSLLPRLDPDSAVRLGPRQRALLRKAVQRCRPGGRILYSTCTFAPEENELVVADILAEHPGMLRLLPASVPGFVVMPGVTHWNGRELPSELTNCLRIWPHHRDTGGFFMAILEKDGGCLAEPMPEPADLDDTDAAEWLAGLDDKYGLGVDYWTHYRANRQTRRGLHLMAADHTPPAVPAAESSGLFFHRTNVRPPKPSTGGSLLFGRDVTRFGVSLNTEQRDRYLRREIFDPTPEQRAATPTGQIIVSYRGHVLGVGVLHRSGVIESLFPSRWSGCAA encoded by the coding sequence ATGACTCCTTCCGCTGAATCACGCCCGCAGGTCGCCCGTCTCTCGCGCTCGAAGGCGACCGCGCTGATCACTCCCGAACAGATCGCCGCCTCGCCCCTGGCTCGCTATCGCGCCTTGGTCGATGATTGGGACGCCTTCGCCGCGGCGCTCGCCCGGCCGTTGGCGCCCTGCATCTGGGCCAACCCGACACGGATTTCGCTTTCCGAGCTGGCTGACCTGCTGGCCGAGCAGGGCCTGGGCGCTCAGACCGTGGCGGGCCTTCCCGGTGCCTTGCGACTCCCCGAGGAAACCAAGGCCGGCCGTAACTGGTGGTACTGTGCGGGTCTGGCCCACGCACAGGAGGAGGTCTCGCAACTGCCGGCGATGCTGCTCGACCTGGCCCCCGGTCAACGCGTGCTGGATCTCTGCGCCGCACCCGGCGGCAAGACCGCACAGATCGCCTTCGCCTTGGGTAATCGCGGGACGCTCGTCGCCAACGACATCGCCCACGCCCGCATCAAGGCGCTCCAAGGCAACCTCGACCGGCTCGGCGTGGTCAACGTCACCACGACCTGCTGCGACGGCGCCAATTGGCCGAGCGCAAGCGGTCAGTTCGACCGCATCCTGGTCGATGCACCCTGCTCGAGTGAAGGCACGCTGCGGCGGTCACCCTCACTGTTGCCACGGCTCGATCCGGACAGTGCGGTTCGTCTGGGGCCACGCCAGCGGGCCTTGCTGCGCAAGGCGGTACAGCGCTGCCGACCGGGCGGGCGTATCCTCTATTCCACCTGCACTTTCGCACCGGAGGAGAACGAGCTGGTGGTGGCCGACATCCTCGCCGAGCATCCCGGTATGCTGCGTCTGCTGCCCGCATCGGTTCCGGGTTTCGTCGTAATGCCGGGTGTCACCCATTGGAATGGCCGCGAGCTTCCGTCCGAGCTGACCAATTGCCTGAGGATTTGGCCCCACCACCGGGACACCGGCGGCTTCTTCATGGCGATCCTGGAGAAGGATGGCGGATGTCTTGCCGAGCCAATGCCGGAGCCGGCGGATCTGGACGATACGGATGCCGCCGAATGGCTCGCTGGCCTCGACGACAAATACGGCTTGGGCGTCGATTATTGGACCCACTACCGCGCCAACCGCCAAACCCGCCGCGGGTTGCACCTGATGGCAGCTGATCACACGCCGCCCGCGGTCCCCGCAGCCGAATCGAGTGGATTGTTCTTCCACCGCACCAACGTGCGACCGCCCAAGCCCAGCACCGGGGGCTCTTTACTGTTCGGGCGCGATGTCACGCGCTTCGGTGTCTCGTTGAACACCGAGCAACGCGATCGTTACCTGCGGCGCGAGATCTTCGACCCAACACCCGAGCAGCGGGCCGCCACGCCGACGGGGCAGATCATCGTCAGTTATCGCGGCCATGTGTTGGGTGTGGGCGTGCTGCACCGCTCGGGGGTGATCGAGAGTTTGTTTCCGAGCCGATGGAGTGGTTGCGCGGCTTAA
- a CDS encoding RimK family protein, translating to MAEHLLLVEQQGDWKAGFPRLPVVTARDYLAGGELASKRDLRVINLCRSYRYLSVGYYCSLLAEARGHKVIPSVRTIQELSSRELYSLATEELDGLVQRLLGRRKTSALAPTAYELTICFGQCDVKELQPLAREIFETFRCPILRVEFRRQGTWRIGAIKALPLAAVTAEGEGPLFAALEGYLSQRWRQPRARLSYRYDLAVLHDPAEELPPSDGKALQRFVKAGKSLGVNVELIQRKDYSRLAEYDALFIRETTRIGHHTFRFAKKADSEGMVVIDDPDSILRCTNKVYLAELLAAHRIPRPKTLVLRKENLTDAEQQIGYPVVLKIPEGSFSRGVFRAEDRAGLTRIAGKLFKESDLILAQEYLYTPFDWRIGILGRQPFYACKYLMSLDHWQIVKHESDGRHEQGGFETLPVEAVPPAVLKTALKAADLIGDGLYGVDLKETPAGPVVIEVNDNPSLDAGVEDQVLGDQLYARLIGEFVARLDRRRFGKR from the coding sequence ATGGCTGAGCACCTGTTGTTGGTCGAGCAGCAAGGCGACTGGAAGGCGGGTTTTCCGCGTCTGCCCGTGGTGACCGCGCGCGACTATCTCGCGGGCGGCGAGCTGGCGTCCAAGCGTGACCTGCGCGTGATCAATCTGTGCCGCAGTTACCGCTATCTCTCGGTCGGCTACTACTGCTCCCTGCTCGCCGAGGCGCGTGGCCACAAGGTCATTCCGAGCGTGCGGACCATCCAGGAGCTCTCCAGTCGCGAGCTCTACAGCCTGGCCACCGAGGAGCTTGACGGCCTGGTGCAGCGCCTGCTCGGTCGACGCAAGACCTCGGCGCTGGCGCCGACCGCCTATGAGCTGACCATCTGTTTCGGCCAGTGCGACGTCAAGGAGCTGCAACCGCTCGCGCGCGAGATCTTCGAGACCTTCCGCTGTCCGATCCTGCGCGTGGAGTTTCGCCGCCAAGGCACGTGGCGTATCGGGGCGATCAAGGCGCTGCCGCTGGCCGCCGTTACGGCCGAGGGGGAGGGGCCTCTGTTCGCGGCGTTGGAGGGCTACCTCTCGCAGCGTTGGCGCCAGCCGCGTGCACGCCTGTCCTACCGTTACGACCTCGCCGTGCTGCACGACCCGGCCGAGGAGCTGCCGCCCTCCGACGGCAAGGCACTGCAGCGCTTCGTGAAGGCCGGCAAGTCGCTTGGCGTCAACGTCGAGCTGATTCAGCGCAAGGACTACAGCCGGCTTGCCGAGTACGACGCACTCTTCATTCGCGAAACCACCCGCATCGGCCACCACACCTTCCGCTTCGCCAAAAAGGCCGACAGCGAGGGTATGGTCGTGATCGACGATCCGGACTCCATCCTGCGCTGTACCAACAAGGTCTATCTTGCCGAGCTGCTGGCGGCGCATCGCATCCCGCGGCCCAAGACCCTGGTGCTGCGCAAGGAGAATCTGACGGATGCCGAGCAGCAGATCGGCTATCCGGTCGTGCTCAAGATCCCGGAGGGCTCCTTCTCGCGCGGGGTCTTCCGGGCGGAGGATCGTGCCGGTTTGACGCGGATCGCCGGCAAGCTCTTCAAGGAATCCGATCTCATCCTGGCCCAGGAGTATCTCTACACGCCCTTCGACTGGCGTATCGGCATCCTGGGTCGCCAACCCTTCTATGCCTGCAAGTACCTGATGAGCCTAGATCATTGGCAGATCGTCAAGCATGAAAGCGACGGTCGTCACGAGCAGGGCGGGTTCGAGACCCTGCCGGTCGAGGCCGTCCCGCCCGCGGTGCTGAAGACGGCGCTGAAGGCGGCCGATTTGATCGGCGACGGGCTCTACGGGGTGGATCTCAAAGAGACACCGGCCGGGCCGGTCGTCATCGAGGTCAACGACAATCCCAGCCTGGATGCGGGGGTCGAAGACCAGGTGCTCGGCGATCAGCTCTATGCCCGCTTGATCGGCGAATTTGTCGCGCGACTCGACCGCCGGCGCTTCGGCAAACGCTGA
- the lpxD gene encoding UDP-3-O-(3-hydroxymyristoyl)glucosamine N-acyltransferase, with the protein MTLSIQDLYSRLQLVLAVPDDAEICGVNTLEEAGSQDLCFAEDASQADAVASSAAALVLVGEGFPDVVGKRLLRVGEPRDLFFEIAVWFAPLAASQGIHPSASIHPTVDLGEGVEIGAAVVIDADARIGSGSRIGAGSYLGTGVDVGANCVIGVNVSILSDSTLGERCVLHPGVRIGGDGFGFRWDGTAHRKIPQLGRVVIEDDVEIGCNSCVDRATLGTTRIGRGTKIDNLVQVAHNVSIGAHSILVSQSGVAGSSTLGQGVVVAGQVAISDHVTVGDGARIGGQAGVVKDIPAGVAVFGTPARPVKQALRESAALTRLPALLKQVERQQQTIARVERQLADLNGGSSNAASRTPSSPGAFSPGFDSGPETD; encoded by the coding sequence ATGACACTCTCCATTCAAGATCTCTACAGCCGGCTGCAGCTCGTACTCGCGGTCCCCGACGACGCCGAGATCTGCGGCGTCAATACTCTGGAGGAGGCCGGGTCGCAGGATCTGTGCTTCGCTGAAGACGCAAGCCAAGCCGACGCCGTGGCGAGCAGCGCGGCTGCGCTGGTGCTGGTCGGCGAGGGCTTCCCCGATGTCGTCGGCAAGCGGCTGCTGCGTGTCGGCGAGCCGCGCGATCTCTTCTTCGAGATCGCGGTTTGGTTTGCGCCGCTCGCGGCGAGCCAGGGCATTCATCCGAGCGCATCGATCCACCCCACGGTAGACCTCGGTGAAGGTGTGGAGATCGGTGCCGCCGTGGTCATCGATGCGGATGCCCGGATCGGCTCGGGTTCGCGCATCGGCGCCGGGTCCTATCTGGGCACAGGAGTCGATGTCGGGGCGAACTGCGTCATCGGGGTCAATGTCAGCATCCTGAGCGACTCGACACTAGGCGAGCGCTGTGTTCTGCATCCGGGTGTACGGATCGGCGGCGACGGGTTCGGGTTTCGCTGGGACGGGACGGCGCATCGCAAGATCCCGCAACTCGGGCGGGTCGTGATCGAGGATGACGTGGAGATCGGCTGCAATAGCTGTGTCGACCGCGCAACCCTCGGCACGACGCGAATCGGGCGGGGCACCAAGATCGACAATCTGGTCCAGGTCGCCCACAACGTCAGCATCGGTGCCCACAGCATTCTGGTCAGCCAATCCGGCGTCGCGGGCAGTTCGACGCTCGGGCAAGGCGTGGTGGTGGCCGGGCAGGTTGCGATCTCGGATCACGTGACGGTCGGCGACGGCGCACGTATCGGCGGCCAAGCCGGTGTCGTCAAGGATATTCCTGCCGGAGTGGCGGTCTTCGGGACCCCTGCTCGTCCGGTCAAACAGGCCCTGCGCGAAAGCGCTGCACTCACTCGCCTGCCCGCGTTGCTCAAGCAGGTCGAGCGTCAGCAGCAGACGATCGCTCGTGTGGAGCGCCAGTTGGCGGACCTGAACGGCGGCTCCTCAAATGCCGCATCCCGTACCCCCTCATCCCCGGGCGCTTTCTCCCCGGGTTTTGATTCCGGCCCCGAGACCGATTGA
- a CDS encoding carboxypeptidase-like regulatory domain-containing protein yields MMMTRRLDAGFAVPIMAAWLASGAVLAQEPAGQEVQAPAPVAQPTVEWAIAPEGSTLPGGTVLEEGMVLPPGTVLPGGAILPGAPAVADPGTAPVPAVVPLPAPAQVPVPVQEPAEETAQEPLAAPPKPPSADRRLPGQSSLGVPHISGGIGASEREAMEQVKSQYNLRLLFAVAGSGAYLSNIRVQIQDAAGPILLTTVTVGPWLYANLAPGDYALTVEHAGQAQTRNVTLPATGAVSESFYWAAP; encoded by the coding sequence ATGATGATGACGCGACGGCTCGATGCTGGGTTTGCGGTCCCGATCATGGCGGCTTGGCTTGCTTCGGGGGCGGTTCTTGCGCAGGAGCCGGCCGGGCAGGAGGTGCAGGCCCCGGCCCCGGTCGCTCAGCCGACGGTCGAGTGGGCGATCGCGCCCGAAGGGTCGACTCTGCCGGGTGGGACCGTGCTCGAGGAGGGGATGGTGTTGCCTCCGGGGACCGTGCTTCCAGGCGGGGCGATTTTGCCGGGGGCGCCTGCCGTTGCGGATCCGGGCACGGCACCGGTCCCTGCAGTCGTCCCCCTTCCGGCTCCCGCGCAGGTGCCGGTACCAGTGCAGGAACCGGCGGAGGAAACGGCGCAGGAGCCGCTCGCGGCGCCGCCCAAGCCCCCCTCTGCCGATCGTCGGCTTCCCGGTCAGTCGAGCCTGGGGGTTCCGCACATCAGCGGCGGGATCGGCGCCTCCGAACGCGAGGCGATGGAGCAGGTCAAGTCGCAGTACAACCTGCGGCTCTTGTTCGCGGTCGCCGGCTCCGGGGCCTATTTATCCAATATTCGCGTTCAGATTCAGGACGCCGCCGGGCCGATCCTACTCACGACCGTCACTGTCGGCCCCTGGTTGTATGCCAATCTTGCGCCGGGGGACTATGCCTTGACCGTCGAGCATGCCGGACAGGCACAGACCCGCAACGTCACGCTTCCGGCGACCGGGGCCGTGTCCGAATCCTTCTACTGGGCGGCGCCATGA